In Tepidanaerobacter syntrophicus, the following are encoded in one genomic region:
- the gmk gene encoding guanylate kinase codes for MSEKGLLIVVSGPSGVGKGTLCNALVKNIDNLFISISATTRPPRTGEVNGVNYIFMNQENFEEKIEEGQFLEWAKVYNNYYGTPKEFVIEKLKEGKDVILEIDIQGAAQVKKNCPNGVFVFIAPPSLEELRKRIINRGTDNEESINLRLKSAKEEMRASFDYDYVIINDDLDKAVLKLQSVILAERCKVSRNKDKILEIIGD; via the coding sequence ATGAGCGAAAAGGGCTTGCTTATTGTGGTATCAGGACCTTCCGGCGTCGGAAAGGGAACGCTGTGCAATGCATTGGTGAAAAACATAGATAATTTATTTATATCAATTTCAGCTACTACCAGGCCGCCTAGGACAGGCGAGGTAAACGGCGTAAATTACATCTTTATGAACCAAGAGAATTTCGAAGAGAAAATTGAAGAAGGGCAGTTTTTGGAATGGGCCAAGGTATATAATAATTATTATGGGACGCCTAAAGAATTTGTTATTGAAAAGCTAAAAGAAGGCAAAGATGTAATTCTTGAAATCGATATACAAGGCGCGGCTCAAGTAAAAAAGAACTGTCCTAACGGGGTTTTCGTATTTATAGCACCACCCAGCCTTGAGGAATTAAGAAAGCGAATTATAAACAGAGGCACGGATAACGAAGAGTCTATTAATTTACGTTTAAAATCTGCAAAAGAAGAGATGCGAGCTTCTTTTGATTATGATTATGTTATAATTAATGATGATTTAGATAAAGCTGTTTTGAAACTTCAATCGGTTATTTTAGCAGAAAGATGCAAGGTTTCAAGGAATAAAGATAAAATTTTAGAGATTATCGGAGATTGA
- the priA gene encoding replication restart helicase PriA: MINACLVAVDVKHPKAKKEYTYLIPKDMQSSINLGDVVRVPFANMKTTGVVTELLDTSSCEPADYKLKSIIDKEPVSLPAELLELAKSLSKYYGTPLIDFLRLMLPPSLGYKTERVYFLQSNADNSKISKRAFNQKQIFDYIAKAECATENEISKNLKIPLSSVRSALTALCKKEIIKKDYKIVRRKPFSISYSSSSQDIILTEEQENAIKTIVESYYNSKKTVLLYGVTGSGKTEVYLRAIDEVIKTGKKVLMLVPEISLTPQMLSIFQNRFKDKTAVIHSKLSAGERFDEWQRICSGKALVTLGARSAIFAPIQDLGMIIIDEEHETSYKNGEHPYYDARMVAQLRAKQQNALLVLGSATPSVESFYRACKGEYLLAELTKRVSGRHLPKLEVIDMREELKAGNRHIFSRKLLYGMKETLEQKKQVILFLNRRGHSTFVICRDCGFVLKCKYCDISMTYHFEDKTARCHYCGYTIKAPDICPKCSSRNIRYFGAGTEKVEEEARRFFPEYSTIRIDSDSTRKKGSLEKMLASFKKGNAQILVGTQSIAKGLDFPNVTLVGIISADTILNVPDFRSGERTFQLITQVAGRSGRGETRGKVYVQTYNPESFAIQAACNFDIEGFYKEELKNRKEANYPPFCRMLNIVFKGNDENLVKKEADKIGKMLQQQFSTKIKMYGPVPAPRSKIRENYRYNILIKSDQIDILINICNQMNILNIDNKIDISWDIDPLDLL; this comes from the coding sequence TTGATTAATGCTTGCTTGGTAGCAGTAGATGTAAAACATCCAAAAGCCAAAAAAGAATACACATACTTGATTCCCAAGGATATGCAATCATCAATAAACCTTGGTGATGTAGTCCGTGTTCCTTTTGCCAATATGAAAACGACAGGAGTGGTTACAGAACTTTTGGATACAAGTAGCTGCGAACCTGCCGACTATAAATTAAAATCGATTATAGACAAAGAGCCAGTGAGTCTGCCGGCAGAATTACTAGAACTTGCAAAAAGTCTTTCCAAATATTATGGCACCCCACTTATAGATTTTTTGCGTCTTATGCTGCCGCCTTCCCTTGGATACAAAACTGAGCGAGTATATTTTTTGCAAAGTAATGCAGACAATAGCAAGATCTCTAAAAGAGCATTTAATCAGAAACAAATATTCGATTATATAGCAAAAGCCGAATGTGCTACTGAAAATGAAATTTCAAAAAACTTAAAGATTCCACTTTCGTCGGTAAGGTCGGCACTAACAGCGCTTTGTAAAAAAGAAATAATAAAAAAAGATTATAAGATAGTAAGAAGAAAGCCTTTTTCAATTTCATACAGCAGTTCCAGTCAAGATATTATACTTACAGAAGAACAAGAAAATGCAATAAAAACGATTGTGGAAAGCTATTATAACTCTAAAAAAACCGTACTTTTATACGGAGTTACAGGCAGTGGCAAAACCGAAGTATACCTTAGAGCTATTGATGAAGTTATAAAAACAGGGAAAAAAGTTCTCATGTTAGTTCCTGAAATTTCGCTTACACCTCAAATGCTTTCAATATTTCAAAACCGCTTTAAAGATAAAACTGCTGTTATCCACAGCAAACTTTCAGCAGGAGAAAGATTTGACGAGTGGCAGCGTATATGTTCAGGAAAGGCTTTGGTTACTCTAGGAGCAAGGTCAGCAATATTTGCCCCTATCCAAGATTTAGGCATGATTATCATAGATGAAGAACATGAGACTTCTTATAAAAACGGTGAACATCCATATTATGACGCAAGGATGGTTGCGCAATTAAGGGCAAAACAGCAGAATGCTCTTCTAGTTTTAGGTAGCGCCACTCCTTCTGTAGAATCTTTTTATAGAGCTTGCAAAGGAGAATATTTACTTGCCGAACTTACCAAAAGGGTGTCAGGGCGACATCTGCCAAAATTAGAAGTTATAGACATGAGAGAAGAATTAAAAGCTGGCAACAGACACATCTTTAGCAGGAAGCTGCTTTACGGGATGAAGGAGACTCTAGAACAAAAAAAACAGGTTATCCTATTCTTAAACCGCAGAGGTCACTCGACTTTTGTTATTTGTAGAGACTGTGGCTTTGTTTTAAAATGCAAGTATTGCGATATTTCAATGACGTATCATTTTGAAGATAAGACTGCTCGGTGCCACTATTGCGGTTATACGATAAAGGCACCTGATATATGTCCAAAGTGCAGCAGTAGAAACATAAGGTATTTTGGGGCAGGAACGGAAAAGGTAGAAGAAGAAGCGAGGAGATTTTTCCCCGAATATTCCACTATAAGGATTGATTCTGATTCAACCCGGAAAAAAGGATCCTTGGAAAAAATGCTGGCAAGTTTTAAAAAAGGAAATGCCCAAATATTAGTGGGGACTCAGTCTATTGCAAAAGGACTAGACTTTCCAAATGTTACGCTTGTAGGGATTATAAGTGCTGATACTATTCTAAATGTGCCTGATTTTAGATCGGGCGAGCGAACATTTCAATTGATTACTCAAGTTGCAGGCAGATCAGGAAGAGGAGAAACTCGAGGAAAAGTATATGTCCAAACATATAATCCTGAATCATTTGCTATTCAAGCAGCTTGCAATTTTGATATAGAAGGCTTTTATAAAGAAGAATTAAAAAACCGCAAAGAGGCAAATTACCCGCCTTTTTGCCGCATGCTCAACATTGTTTTTAAAGGAAATGATGAAAATTTAGTCAAAAAAGAAGCGGACAAAATAGGTAAGATGCTCCAGCAGCAATTTAGCACTAAAATCAAAATGTATGGCCCGGTTCCGGCGCCTCGATCCAAAATCAGAGAAAATTACCGTTATAATATTTTAATAAAAAGCGATCAGATAGATATTTTGATAAATATTTGTAACCAAATGAATATTTTAAATATTGATAATAAAATAGACATATCTTGGGATATAGACCCGTTGGATTTGTTATAG
- the def gene encoding peptide deformylase, whose product MALRNIREYGDEILRKKAKDVTVFDKRLHVLIEDMQETMVHANGVGLAAPQVGVLKRVIVIDVGEGPIALVNPEIVESEGEIIDAEGCLSVPGVLAEVARPMKVKVKAQDKWGNYIELEGQELLARALCHEIDHLYGKLFVDKAIKFIEPDSEEEK is encoded by the coding sequence ATGGCACTAAGAAATATTCGTGAATACGGCGATGAAATTTTAAGAAAAAAAGCTAAAGATGTTACTGTATTTGACAAACGACTACATGTGCTTATAGAAGATATGCAAGAAACGATGGTGCATGCTAATGGCGTCGGTCTTGCGGCTCCGCAAGTCGGTGTGCTTAAAAGGGTAATTGTTATAGATGTGGGAGAAGGCCCTATAGCATTAGTAAACCCAGAGATAGTAGAAAGCGAAGGAGAAATTATTGATGCCGAAGGGTGTTTAAGTGTGCCCGGCGTGCTTGCCGAAGTTGCAAGACCTATGAAAGTCAAAGTCAAGGCACAGGATAAATGGGGTAACTATATAGAATTAGAGGGTCAAGAGTTGCTGGCAAGAGCTTTGTGTCACGAAATAGATCATCTTTATGGCAAGCTTTTTGTGGATAAAGCTATAAAATTCATTGAACCTGATAGCGAGGAAGAAAAATGA
- the coaBC gene encoding bifunctional phosphopantothenoylcysteine decarboxylase/phosphopantothenate--cysteine ligase CoaBC translates to MLKDKFVILGVTGSIAIYKAVELVRLLKKAGAQVQVIMTKSACEFVKPLTFQVISQNPVITDMFEEPDSFDVEHVALADKADVFLVAPATANIIAKIAAGLADDMLTTTILATRAKKIIVPAMNVNMYENIITQRNIETLTSTGAVVIEPATGDLACGYKGKGRFPEPADIVEQIEVILGKSGDLRGKKFLITAGPTREPIDPVRFITNHSSGKMGYALAEKAVHRGGEVILISGPTNIKPPLGLSKYIPVETADEMFNAVMEYYPKVDVVIKSAAVADFSPKYFSEEKIKKQNFDMVLELKRNPDILQELGNSKTHQILVGFAAETTDTLKNAQDKLKRKNLDLIVLNDLTAQGAGFGTDTNIVKILYKDGRIEELPKMLKKDLADEILNRIYAFLEQNRKF, encoded by the coding sequence ATGCTTAAAGACAAATTTGTGATATTGGGAGTGACTGGCAGCATAGCCATCTATAAAGCGGTAGAGCTGGTAAGGCTTTTAAAAAAAGCAGGTGCGCAAGTTCAAGTAATAATGACAAAATCGGCATGCGAATTTGTTAAGCCGTTGACTTTTCAAGTCATATCCCAGAATCCTGTTATCACCGATATGTTTGAAGAACCTGACTCCTTTGATGTGGAACATGTAGCTCTTGCAGATAAAGCTGATGTTTTTTTGGTAGCACCGGCTACTGCTAACATAATTGCAAAAATTGCAGCCGGTCTGGCAGACGATATGCTTACCACCACTATACTTGCCACAAGAGCAAAAAAGATAATCGTCCCTGCAATGAATGTTAATATGTATGAAAATATTATAACACAAAGGAATATTGAAACTCTCACATCTACCGGTGCTGTGGTGATAGAACCTGCAACCGGTGATCTTGCATGCGGATATAAAGGTAAAGGAAGATTTCCTGAGCCGGCAGATATTGTCGAGCAAATAGAAGTGATATTAGGGAAAAGCGGAGATTTAAGAGGCAAAAAGTTTTTAATAACCGCAGGACCTACTCGCGAACCTATTGATCCGGTTAGGTTTATTACCAACCATTCTTCCGGAAAAATGGGTTATGCCTTGGCCGAAAAAGCAGTGCATCGAGGTGGCGAAGTTATTTTGATTTCCGGTCCGACAAACATAAAACCGCCCCTGGGCCTTTCAAAATATATTCCCGTAGAAACAGCCGATGAAATGTTTAACGCTGTTATGGAATACTATCCTAAGGTCGATGTTGTTATAAAATCGGCGGCTGTTGCGGATTTTTCGCCCAAATATTTTAGTGAAGAAAAAATAAAGAAACAGAATTTTGATATGGTACTTGAACTTAAGCGAAATCCGGATATACTGCAAGAACTGGGAAATAGTAAAACACACCAGATTTTAGTTGGATTTGCTGCTGAAACAACTGATACACTAAAAAATGCCCAGGATAAACTGAAGCGAAAAAATCTTGATCTGATAGTATTAAATGATCTTACAGCGCAGGGAGCGGGTTTCGGCACAGATACGAACATCGTGAAGATATTATACAAAGACGGACGAATAGAAGAATTGCCTAAAATGCTCAAGAAGGACTTGGCTGATGAAATATTAAACAGGATATACGCTTTTTTGGAGCAAAATCGTAAATTTTAA
- the rlmN gene encoding 23S rRNA (adenine(2503)-C(2))-methyltransferase RlmN, translated as MNKINLKSYTLEELENFVHQMGQPSYRAKQIYKWIYRGQTDFEKMTDLPKSFIKELEDVAFISSLKIYKKYASDDGTIKYVFALDDKNIIEGVKMKYSFGTTACISSQVGCAMGCAFCASTQDGLVRNLAWWEMADEVLAMEKDLQEKVSRVVVMGSGEPLLNYKELIKFLRILNSPLAFNISYRRITVSTCGIVPYIISLADENIPVTLAISLHAPNDAIRNSLMPINKTYPISQLLDAARYYIMKTKRRITFEYILILDVNDTKECAYELCTLLKGLLCHVNLIPFNPVEGKEFKRSDDAKVREFEQILLENNISATVRRETGADINAACGQLRRSLLER; from the coding sequence ATGAATAAAATTAATTTAAAAAGTTACACACTAGAAGAGTTAGAAAATTTTGTGCATCAGATGGGGCAACCTTCCTATCGAGCAAAGCAAATCTATAAATGGATATATAGAGGACAAACAGACTTTGAAAAGATGACAGATCTTCCTAAAAGCTTTATAAAAGAGCTTGAAGATGTGGCTTTTATAAGCAGTCTAAAAATATACAAAAAATATGCGTCAGACGATGGAACAATAAAATATGTTTTTGCCTTAGATGATAAAAATATAATCGAAGGCGTTAAGATGAAATATTCATTTGGAACAACAGCATGTATTTCAAGCCAGGTTGGATGCGCCATGGGCTGCGCTTTCTGTGCGTCTACCCAAGACGGACTGGTAAGAAATCTTGCGTGGTGGGAAATGGCAGATGAAGTTCTTGCCATGGAAAAAGACTTGCAAGAAAAGGTAAGCCGCGTGGTAGTAATGGGAAGCGGCGAACCTCTTTTGAATTACAAAGAATTAATTAAGTTTTTAAGAATTTTAAATTCACCTTTGGCTTTTAATATAAGCTACAGAAGGATAACTGTTTCCACATGCGGCATAGTGCCTTACATTATTTCCCTTGCCGATGAAAACATACCCGTAACTCTTGCAATTTCTCTACATGCGCCCAATGATGCTATAAGAAATAGTCTAATGCCTATAAATAAAACGTACCCAATTTCACAATTGTTAGATGCGGCAAGATATTATATAATGAAAACAAAACGGCGCATAACTTTTGAATATATACTGATTTTAGACGTAAACGATACAAAAGAATGTGCTTATGAGCTTTGCACACTTTTAAAAGGTTTACTCTGCCATGTAAATTTGATACCATTTAATCCTGTAGAAGGCAAAGAATTTAAAAGAAGCGATGATGCAAAAGTACGGGAATTTGAACAAATACTCCTAGAAAATAATATTTCCGCAACCGTTCGAAGAGAAACAGGAGCCGATATAAATGCTGCCTGCGGTCAACTTCGACGGAGTTTATTAGAGAGGTGA
- the rpoZ gene encoding DNA-directed RNA polymerase subunit omega yields the protein MMYPSIDSLTAKYESKYIIAVAAAKRARQLVEGAKELVEVNTKKPVSIALFELDAGKIIIEKPKTRVK from the coding sequence ATGATGTATCCATCTATAGATTCTCTTACTGCAAAGTATGAGAGTAAATATATTATAGCAGTTGCGGCTGCTAAAAGAGCACGACAATTAGTAGAAGGTGCGAAGGAGCTTGTAGAAGTAAATACGAAAAAACCTGTTTCAATAGCACTATTCGAGCTTGATGCAGGTAAGATTATAATAGAAAAACCAAAAACTCGAGTAAAATAA
- a CDS encoding DUF116 domain-containing protein, which translates to MMYTKNNGESAKKRVFIGLLSVSILLILGMIFAGVLIYYNKFGDWYRYILLGVIIFLSIFIILIGIGLAAVVLTLLHVRSFFGLEKLMKSSLNLLFPLVVAIGRIFNIPAEVIKDSYIEVNNKLLQSKAYSLKPSDILILAPHCLQKWDCPYKVTADVSNCHHCGRCDIDKLLKISEEYGVNLTVVTGGTLARKKVKDFRPKAVVAIACERDLTDGILDTSPLPVFGVLNIRPEGPCKNTKVNLDKVTYAIEFFLSGKE; encoded by the coding sequence ATGATGTACACCAAAAATAATGGTGAAAGTGCAAAAAAAAGAGTATTTATCGGACTGCTGTCTGTAAGTATTCTTCTGATTTTAGGAATGATTTTTGCAGGAGTTCTTATCTATTATAATAAATTTGGCGACTGGTACCGCTACATTTTATTAGGAGTAATAATATTCTTAAGTATATTTATTATTCTAATAGGCATCGGCCTTGCGGCAGTTGTTCTGACATTACTACATGTAAGAAGCTTTTTTGGCCTTGAAAAACTAATGAAATCTTCGCTAAACTTGTTATTTCCATTAGTTGTAGCAATTGGAAGAATTTTCAATATACCTGCCGAGGTTATCAAAGATTCCTATATCGAAGTAAACAATAAACTGCTTCAAAGCAAAGCTTATTCATTAAAACCAAGCGATATTCTTATTTTAGCTCCTCACTGCCTACAAAAGTGGGACTGTCCTTACAAAGTTACTGCCGATGTTTCTAACTGCCACCATTGCGGCCGATGTGATATAGATAAGCTTTTAAAGATAAGTGAAGAATATGGAGTTAACTTGACAGTTGTGACAGGCGGAACTTTGGCCAGAAAAAAAGTTAAAGATTTTAGGCCAAAGGCAGTGGTAGCTATTGCGTGCGAGCGGGATTTAACAGACGGCATCTTAGATACCAGTCCGCTACCTGTATTTGGGGTTTTAAATATTAGACCGGAGGGGCCATGCAAAAATACAAAAGTTAATTTAGACAAGGTAACTTACGCAATTGAATTTTTTCTATCTGGGAAGGAGTAG
- the rsmB gene encoding 16S rRNA (cytosine(967)-C(5))-methyltransferase RsmB, whose translation MPKPRELAVSILTKIEKGSYGNLLLSQYLTPDITQKDRALITELVNGVVQNLLRIDYIISQFSKIHPSKMSPNVRNALRISVYQIFFLDRVPEFAAVNESVNIVKKFSGAKAANFTNAVLRNIIRNKDNISYPDRDKNFEEYLSVYYSFPSWLVKRWVDLFGKSFTESLCISLNERPKLCARVNTLLTTRERLENRFRAEGVLTAPGLFCDEALYILSSPPITTLESFKEGLFIPQDESSIIASLATGVKSGEKILDAAAAPGGKATHMAALMQNKGEIIAWDVHPHRVQLIKENCRRLKVDIVKPEVKDAKVFDENLVDTFDKVIIDAPCSGTGVIRRKPDIKWSKKPEDIISLKSEQEKILNTCSCYVKPNGILVYSTCSIDPEENEKNIEAFLAKNDSFVYDDLRNYVPKELHESLENHCGYLTLYPNLHGTDGFFIARLKKVKPLR comes from the coding sequence TTGCCAAAACCTAGAGAATTGGCGGTTTCTATATTGACCAAGATAGAAAAGGGTTCATATGGAAATCTGCTTTTAAGTCAATATTTAACACCTGATATAACTCAAAAAGATCGCGCATTAATTACTGAGCTAGTCAACGGAGTTGTACAAAATCTTCTTCGAATAGATTATATAATATCACAATTTTCTAAAATACACCCATCAAAAATGTCTCCAAATGTTAGAAATGCTTTAAGAATAAGTGTATACCAAATATTCTTTTTGGATAGAGTGCCGGAATTTGCAGCTGTAAATGAATCAGTAAATATCGTAAAAAAGTTTAGTGGAGCAAAGGCAGCAAATTTTACAAATGCCGTTTTAAGGAATATTATAAGGAATAAAGATAATATATCCTATCCTGATAGAGATAAAAATTTTGAAGAATACCTTTCGGTGTACTATTCTTTTCCTTCATGGCTTGTTAAAAGATGGGTGGATTTGTTTGGCAAAAGCTTTACAGAAAGTTTGTGCATATCATTAAATGAAAGGCCAAAACTTTGTGCCAGGGTAAATACTCTCCTTACTACAAGAGAAAGATTAGAAAACAGATTCAGAGCCGAAGGTGTACTTACTGCTCCCGGCCTGTTTTGTGATGAGGCTTTATATATTTTAAGCTCTCCCCCCATCACTACCTTAGAAAGCTTTAAAGAAGGTCTTTTTATTCCACAAGACGAAAGCTCGATTATAGCATCTCTTGCAACGGGTGTAAAAAGTGGCGAGAAGATTCTTGATGCAGCAGCAGCTCCCGGAGGCAAAGCAACTCACATGGCTGCTCTTATGCAAAATAAAGGAGAAATAATTGCATGGGACGTACATCCCCATCGAGTCCAACTCATAAAAGAAAATTGCCGAAGATTAAAGGTAGATATTGTTAAGCCGGAGGTAAAAGACGCTAAAGTTTTTGATGAGAATCTAGTTGATACATTTGATAAAGTTATAATAGATGCACCATGCTCCGGGACAGGAGTTATCAGACGCAAGCCAGATATCAAATGGTCAAAAAAACCTGAAGATATTATTTCTTTAAAATCAGAACAAGAAAAAATATTAAACACATGCTCTTGTTATGTAAAACCCAATGGTATCTTAGTTTACAGCACATGCAGCATAGATCCGGAAGAAAATGAGAAAAATATTGAAGCTTTTCTTGCAAAAAATGATTCTTTCGTCTATGATGATTTAAGGAATTATGTACCTAAAGAGCTTCATGAAAGCCTTGAAAATCATTGCGGTTATTTAACTTTGTACCCAAATCTTCATGGGACAGACGGATTTTTCATTGCTCGTTTGAAAAAAGTTAAGCCATTAAGGTGA
- the remA gene encoding extracellular matrix/biofilm regulator RemA — translation MDIKLVNIGFGNIVSANRIIAIVSPESAPIKRIIQEARERGMLIDATYGRRTRAVIITDSDHVVLSAIQPETVAHRLSSNKNLIEDEEIVEEETNFE, via the coding sequence ATGGATATCAAACTTGTCAATATTGGATTTGGAAATATTGTATCAGCAAATCGCATAATAGCTATTGTTAGTCCTGAGTCGGCACCTATAAAGCGCATAATTCAGGAAGCCCGTGAACGAGGAATGCTTATAGATGCCACCTATGGCAGAAGAACCCGTGCTGTTATAATAACAGACAGCGATCATGTTGTGTTATCAGCTATTCAGCCGGAGACAGTAGCTCATCGCTTAAGCAGCAACAAAAATTTGATTGAAGACGAAGAAATAGTCGAAGAAGAAACTAATTTCGAATAG
- the fmt gene encoding methionyl-tRNA formyltransferase has translation MKVVFMGTPDFAVVPLEMLIKNNINIIGVVTQPDRPVGRKKVITAPPVKKLASNYDIPVYQPEKVKSAEFIKILKSLEPDLIIVVAFGQILSRDVLDIPKIGCINVHASLLPKYRGAAPMQWAIINGEKVTGVTTMWMDEGVDTGDIFMQEKIEIDDEWTSLELSCELSKLGGKLLIKTLENIKSGNLIRVPQNHEEATYAPMLKKDDGKINWFKTTWEIYNLIRGMYPWPTAFTLRNKTEFKILKARPYLTNAAPNPGKYLGAVKNEGFLIGTGDGSLLVLEVQESGKKRMKATEYLAGHTMNEGEFFADDVHQK, from the coding sequence ATGAAGGTTGTATTTATGGGAACGCCAGATTTTGCGGTTGTCCCTCTTGAAATGTTAATAAAAAACAATATAAATATTATAGGTGTTGTTACACAGCCGGATCGGCCGGTAGGAAGGAAAAAAGTTATAACTGCACCTCCTGTAAAAAAGCTTGCATCTAATTACGATATTCCTGTATACCAGCCAGAGAAGGTTAAAAGTGCTGAATTTATCAAAATCCTTAAATCGCTTGAGCCTGACCTAATCATTGTTGTTGCTTTTGGACAAATTTTAAGCCGAGATGTACTTGATATTCCTAAAATAGGATGCATAAATGTTCATGCTTCATTGCTACCGAAATATAGAGGCGCAGCTCCGATGCAGTGGGCGATAATAAACGGAGAAAAGGTAACAGGAGTAACTACCATGTGGATGGACGAAGGAGTAGACACCGGAGATATCTTTATGCAGGAAAAGATTGAAATAGATGACGAGTGGACATCACTAGAACTTTCATGTGAGCTTTCAAAATTAGGTGGAAAATTACTAATCAAAACTTTGGAAAATATAAAATCTGGAAATTTAATACGAGTACCTCAAAACCACGAAGAAGCAACTTATGCACCAATGCTTAAAAAGGACGATGGTAAAATTAATTGGTTTAAAACCACCTGGGAGATTTATAATTTAATTCGAGGTATGTATCCGTGGCCAACTGCATTTACATTAAGAAACAAAACTGAATTTAAGATATTAAAAGCCAGACCTTATTTAACAAATGCTGCACCTAATCCCGGCAAATATTTGGGTGCAGTAAAAAATGAAGGTTTTCTGATAGGCACAGGAGACGGAAGCCTGCTTGTGTTAGAAGTGCAAGAATCCGGAAAAAAGCGGATGAAAGCCACAGAATATTTAGCCGGTCACACAATGAATGAAGGAGAATTCTTTGCCGATGATGTACACCAAAAATAA